The Shinella zoogloeoides genome contains the following window.
CCAGCGCCTCCAGATCGCCCGCACGCAGCTTGAGGAGGATTCCGCCCGCCTCCTGCGCCGCCGCGACGAACTCACCCGCCGCCTTGCCCAGCTTGCCGAGGACATTTCCCGCGAGGAGCGCATGGTGGCCGATAACGCCGCCGTGCTGGAGCGGCTGATGGCGGAGGAAGAAGAAATCGGCGAAATCCTCGCCGAGGCCGACGAGCGCGCCGAGGCCGCCCGCGAGACGATGGACGAGGCCGCCGCGAAACTTGCCGAAAGCGAAGCCGCCCTTGCCGCCGTCACCGCCGAGCGCGCAGAGGCGCAGGCCGTGCGCAACCAGCTCGAAAAGGCGATCCGCGACCTTGCCGAACGCCATCTCCGCCTCGGCCAGCAGCTCGACGGGCAGGCGCGCGAGCTGGAGGAGATGGACGCCCGTATCGCCGCGCTTCCCGATCCCGAGGAGCGCCGCGCCGCCGTGCAATCGGCCGAGGAGGCGCTGGAGGCGGCCGGCGAGATGCTCGTCGCCGTCGAGGAGGCGCTGGAAGAGGCCCGCTTCAACGAATCCGCCCTGCGCGGCCCGGTCGATGCCGCCCGCGCGCGCCTTGCCGGCATCGAGACGGAAGCCCGCACCATCCGCCGTATGCTGGAAGCGGGGGCCGCCGGTGGTTCCTTCGCGCCCGTCGTGGAAGACGTCGATGTCGATCGCGGCTACGAAACGGCCCTCGGCGCTGCGCTTGGCGACGATCTCGATTCGCCCGCGGATAGCGATGCGCCCGTACACTGGCGGCCATCCGGCGATGCCTCGGGCGATGCCGCCCTGCCGGATGGCGTCCCCGCGCTGATCGCCCATGTTCGTGCGCCAAAAGTCCTGCACCGCCGCCTCGCCCAGATCGGCATCGCGAGCAGCGTGGAACAGGCCCTGTCGTTGCTGCCGCGGTTGAAGCCCGGCCAGCGGCTCGTCACCCGAGAAGGCGCGGTTTTCCGCTGGGATGGTCATGTCACCGGCGCGGACGCGCCGAGCGCCGCCGCCCTTCGCCTCGAACAGAAGAACCGCCTTGCCGAACTCGAAACCGAGGCGGAAGACGCCCGCGCGGCGCTTGCCGACGCGGAAGCCGATCTTGCCCGCGCCGGCGAGGCGATCCGCGCCGAGACGCAGCGCCAGCAGGCGGCGCGCGAGGCGCAGCGCAACGCCACCCGCGCGCTGGCCGAAGCCCGCGAGGCGCTGGAAGCCGCCGAGCGCGCCTCCGGCGATCTCATCCGCCGCCGCGCCGTGCTGTCGGAGACCCGCGCCCAGATCGAGGCGCAGGTGGAGGAGGCTGCCGAGGCGCTGGAGGATGCCCGCGCCGCCCTGGAGGACGCGCCCGATCTTGCCGATCTCGACCTGCGCCTGCGCACCCACACCATGGACGTCGCAACCGACCGCGCGACGCTGGCCGAAGCCCGCGCCGCCCATGACGGCCTTGCCCGCGAGATGGCCGACCGCCGCCGTCGCCTCATGGCCATCTCGGCCGAGCGCGAGACATGGAAGAGCCGCGCCGCCAGCGCCGAGGGCCACATCGCCACCCTGCGCGAGCGCGAAAGCGAGGCGCGCGAGGAGATGGAAGAGCTTATCGAGGCCCCCGACGAGATCGAGGAAAAGCGCCGCGAGCTTCTGACAGGCCTTACAAATGCCGAGGCCGCCCGCCGCGAGGCCGCCGATGCGCTTCAGGACGCGGAAAACCGCCAGCGCGAGGCCGACCGCATCGCCGCGACGGCCCTTTCGCAGCTTGCCGAATCCCGCGAGACGCGCGGCCGTGCGGAAGAACGCCTCGTTTCCGCCCGCGAGCGCCGCACCGAGGGCGAGGCGCGCATCCGCGAGGCACTGTCCTGCGCGCCGCACGAAGCCTTGCGCCTGACCGGCCACCCCGTCGACGCCCCGCTGCCCGACCCGCGCGAGCGCGAACGCGAGCTCGACCGGCTGAAGATGGAGCGCGAGCGCCTCGGCGCGGTGAACCTGCGCGCCGAAGAAGAGCAGAAGGAATTGTCGGAAAAGCTCGAGGCCATCGTCACCGAGCGCGAGGATATCATCGAGGCGATCCGCAAGCTGCGTTCTGCCATCCAGAGCCTCAACCGCGAGGGCCGCGAACGCCTTCTCGCCGCCTTCGACGTGGTCAATGTGCAGTTCCAGCGCCTCTTCACCCATCTCTTCGGCGGCGGCACGGCGGAATTGCAGCTCATCGAGAGCGATGACCCGCTCGACGCCGGCCTCGAAATCCTCGCCCGCCCGCCCGGCAAGAAGCCGCAGACCATGACGCTGCTGTCCGGCGGCGAGCAGGCGCTGACGGCCATGGCCCTCATCTTCGCCGTCTTCCTCACCAATCCCGCGCCGATCTGCGTGCTGGACGAGGTGGACGCCCCGCTCGACGACCACAATGTCGAGCGCTACTGCAACCTGATGGACGAAATGGCCGCCTCCACCGAGACCCGCTTCGTCATCATCACCCACAACCCCATCACCATGGCCCGCATGAACCGCCTCTTCGGCGTCACCATGGCCGAGCAGGGCGTATCGCAGCTCGTGTCGGTGGACCTGCAGACGGCGGAGCAGTTGCGCGAGGCGTCCTGACCGTGCGGAACCAAATCCGCTCCCATGCATTGGTCCCCGCCCGCATGTTCCAGCGGGTGGATATGCAATCGGGGACAGAACGTGAGCAGAGACGCACTTTACATGGTCATCGGCGCCCTCATCGTCGTGGTGGCGGGCTTTTCCTTTTATGCCTGGCAGCAGGAGACGGAGCCTGACGGCGTCGAGATACGGCTGAACGAAGAGGGGCTTTCCATTCAGGAAAACTGAGGCTTGCCCGTCGCGCTTATATTTTTCTCACGTAATGTTGCGATGCCGTCGCAAAATTGACGCAGTGCAGCAAAAATCCTGTCGCACCGCGTTTTCAAAGGGATGCACTTCCTGTAGATTGCGCTAACGCAATTGGGGAGGCGTCGATGGAGAAGTGGGTCTATACCTTCGGGGGAGGCCGCGCCGAAGGCAGCGCGGGCGATCGCAACCTGCTCGGCGGCAAGGGCGCGAACCTTGCCGAGATGTGCAATCTCGGCCTGCCGGTGCCGCCCGGCATCACCATCGTCACCTCCGCCTGCAACCACTACTACGAGAACGGCCGCACGCTGCCGGCCGGCCTGAAGGATCAGGTCCGCGCCGGGCTTCGCGAGATGGAGGCCATCACCGGCCGCGTCTTCGGCGATACCGCCAAGCCGCTGCTGCTCTCCGTCCGCTCGGGCGCCCGCGCCTCCATGCCGGGCATGATGGATACGGTGCTCAACCTCGGCCTCAACGACCGTACGGTGGAAGCGCTCGGCCACGATGCCGGCGATGCGCGCTTTGCCTGGGACAGCTATCGCCGCTTCATCCAGATGTATGGCGATGTCGTCATGGGCCTCGACCACGAGGTCTTCGAGGAAATCCTCGAGGACGAGAAGGGCCGGCTCGGCCACGAGCAGGACACGGAACTCTCCGCCGTCGAATGGCAGCACGTCATCGCCCGCTACAAGGAGATCATCCGCGAAGAGCTGGACGAGGAATTCCCGCAGGACCCGGAAGTCCAGCTCTGGGGCGCCATCGGCGCCGTCTTCGCAAGCTGGATGAACGCCCGCGCCGTCACCTACCGCACGCTGCACAATATCCCAGCCGTCTGGGGCACCGCCGTCAATGTCCAGGCCATGGTCTTCGGCAATCTCGGCAACTCCTCGGCCACCGGCGTCGCCTTCACGCGCAATCCCTCGACGGGCGAGAACAAGCTTTACGGCGAATTCCTCGTCAATGCGCAGGGCGAGGACGTCGTCGCCGGCATCCGCACGCCGCAGAACATCACCGAGGAGGCGCGCATCGCTTCCGGCTCCGACCGGCCGTCGCTGGAAAAGCTGATGCCGGAGGCCTTCGCCGAATTCCGCGGCATCTGCGAGCGGCTGGAGCAGCACTACCGCGACATGCAGGACCTCGAATTCACCATCGAGCGCGGAAAGCTCTGGATGCTCCAGACCCGCTCGGGCAAGCGCACCGCCAAGGCCGCGCTGAAGATCGCCGTCGAGATGGCGACGGAAGGGTTGATCAGCGAAGGCGAGGCCGTCGCCCGCATCGATCCCGCCTCGCTCGACCAGCTCCTGCACCCGACCATCGATCCGCGCGCCCGCCGCGACGTCATCGGCTCCGGCCTGCCGGCCTCGCCGGGCGCGGCGACAGGCGCGATCGTCTTTACCTCGGAAGAGGCGGTGCAGGCGGATGAGGAAGGGCGCAAGGTCATCCTCGTGCGCATCGAGACCAGCCCGGAAGACATCCACGGCATGCACGCCGCCGAAGGCATCCTGACGACGCGCGGCGGCATGACGAGCCATGCGGCGGTCGTGGCGCGCGGCATGGGCACGCCTTGCGTGTCGGGCGCCGGCACGCTGCGCGTCGACCTGCGCAACGAGTTGCTGGTCGCTCATGGCGTGACGCTTCGCAAGGGCGACGTCATTACCATCGACGGTTCCTCCGGCCAGGTCTTGAAGGGCGAGATCCCCATGCTCCAGCCGGAGCTTTCGGGCGATTTCGGCCGCATCATGGAATGGGCCGACCGCACGCGCCGCATGAAGGTGCGCACCAATGCCGAGACGCCGGCGGATGCCCGCGCGGCGCGCTCCTTCGGCGCGGAAGGCATCGGCCTCTGCCGCACCGAGCACATGTTCTTCGAGGGCAGCCGCATCAATGTGATGCGCGAGATGATCCTTGCCGAGGACGAAGCCGGCCGCCGCGCGGCGCTGGCAAAACTCCTGCCGATGCAGCGCTCGGACTTCGCCGAACTGTTCGAGATCATGCACGGCCTGCCGGTGACGATCCGCCTGCTCGATCCGCCGCTGCACGAATTCCTGCCGAAGAGCGACGAGGAGATCGCCGAGGTCGCGGCGGCCCTTGCCATCGACGAGGCCGTGCTGCGCCGCCGTGTCGATACGCTGCACGAGTTCAACCCCATGCTCGGCCATCGCGGTTGCCGCCTCGCCATCTCCTATCCCGAGATCGCCGAGATGCAGGCGCGCGCCATATTCGAGGCGGCGGCGGAAGCGGCCAAGGCGACGGGCGCGGCCGTGGAGCCGGAAATCATGGTGCCGCTCGTCGGCCTCAAGGCGGAGCTGGATTATGTGAAGGCCCGCATCGAGGCGGTGGCGCAGGCGGTGATCGCCGAAAGCGGCGTGCCGATCAACTACCTCACCGGCACGATGATCGAGCTGCCGCGCGCGGCCCTTCGCGCCCATGTCATCGCCGAATCGGCCGAGTTCTTCTCCTTCGGCACCAACGACCTGACGCAGACGACCTTCGGCATCTCGCGCGACGACGCCTCGGCGTTCCTGTCGACCTATATCCAGAAGGGCATCGTCGAGCAGGACCCGTTCGTGCAGCTCGATTTCGACGGCGTGGGGGAACTTATCCGCATCGCCGCCGAGCGCGGCCGGCGCACGCGAAACGACCTGAAGCTCGGCATCTGCGGCGAGCACGGCGGCGACCCGGCCTCGATCCATTTCTGCGAGGATGCGGGGCTGGATTACGTGTCCTGCTCGCCCTTCCGCGTGCCGATCGCCCGGCTCGCGGCGGCGCAGGCCGCCTTCAACGGCAGCAAGGCTTGAGGATCAGTAGCGCCGGTCGCGCACGATGATGACGGGCGGCGGCATGTAGAGCGCGTCGCGGCTCGACTGGCGCAGCGATGCGCGCCGGTCGAGGTCTATGCGTTGCAGGCATTCGGCGAAGGCATCGGTGCGCGGGCGAAAGCCGTAGGACAGGCAGCGGCTTTCGTCCGCTGCGCGTACCTCTTGTGCGCTCTGGCAGCCGGTGACGGCAAGGGCGGCGACGGCGAGGACCGCCAATCTGGAAACGATCGTGGACATGCTGGCTCCGGCGCTCCGTGACGCCATGGACATAGGCGCGTCCCGCCGGTGCGGCAAGCCTTCAGATGCGCTGGAGCACATCGACGAAGGCATCGGCGAAGCGCTTCAGGTCCTTCGTCGTCTCGTCGGGGTTTTCCACGCGGATGGTCGCGCCTTCCGCGTCCAGAAGGGCAAAGACGATCGTCGGTGCGCCGTTCTCGCCCTTCGGCACACGCAGCGCCGCGATGCGCAGGCAATCCTCCGCAAGCCCCGAGGCGGGCAGATCGAACAGGAAGTCGCCGCCGACCTGATCGGCCGCCTGGCGCACCGCCTCGGCAAAGCTCGCCTCGTCGCCGGAAAAGCCGTCGAGCGAAAGTTCGAGTTCCAGAAGCTCCAGGGGCAAGGCAGGGTCGCCCGTGGATGTGGCGACGGGCGTGGCGACGGGTGCGGTGGCGGTTGTCTGTATCGGCAACATCGTCATCTCCTAGATCGGCTCCGGCGAAGGCGTGCAAACGCGCGGAAAGAAAGCTGAACCCCCGTCTATGAAAACTCGTTAACGAGCGTGGCAAATTTGCGGCAGGCAAGGAAATTCACGGCGGCAGGTTCCTTTCCCACAGATGGAGCGCGGCTGCCGGCGCATGGACGCGGTGCGCTACGAGGCCCCGATCAGCCGCCGGATGCCGGGTTTGTGGGATATCAGCTCGCACCGGCTCATATGGTCGGCAAAGCGCCCGGCCTCCTCGGCGGGAACGGTGACGGCGCGGCCGTCCTCCGCCCTGTCCGTCTCGTAGACATCGAGAATCAGCAGCCGGATGGCCATGCCGGCATGGTGGCAGGCGGTCATGCCGAGGCTGAGACGCTGCAGTGCGGCCGTATCGTTCCGCGCGATCAGGTCCCGGATCCGCTCGATGGCGGGAAGGTCCTGCGAGGCGATGCGGGCATGGGCGGCGGACAGTTCGCCCTTGTCCCCGCCCTGGCTTGCCCGGTACAGCAATTCCTCAAGGGCGCGGGATTGCGCGTGGTCCGCCCAGGCGGAGGGAACCGGCGGGGGTGCATCGGCCCGGCCGGGACTGGCCGGAAGCAGGCTAAGGACGGCGGCAAGCAAGGATATCGTGAATTTATCGGTGGTCATGGCCGTTCTTCAATCGTCATTCCAACATTTGAAAACAAAGGCATTTGTCGTGAATACCATCAAGCCGCATCGGGCATCCGTCGCGTTTCCGACCGGAAACCGCGTCGCGGCGGCGTCTGCCGCTCCCCCGCATTCCTGAGCGGTAGCCCGCCCGCCACCCTTCATCGAAAACATATCAGGCAGAGAGATTTTCCATGCGTCAATTCATTCCGGTTACGGCCTTCGCCCTCTGGCTGGGAGCAATTCCCGGCGTCAGCCATGCCGAAAGTGCGGCAGCGCCGGTGACGGATTGCGACCGCCTTGCCGGCACGACCACCGATCCGGACAATGTCGGCGGCCACTATGTAGTGCTGGAGCAGATCAAATCCGCCGAAGCCGTCGCGGCCTGCACGCAGGCCCTTGCCCTCTATCCCGAGTCGCGGCGTCTGATGTTCCAGCTCGGCCGCGCCCATGACGCGGGCAAGAACGCGGCCGAAGCCTACCGCTGGTATCGCAAGAGCGCCGAGCTGGGGAGCCCCGCGGCCCAGTATAACCTCGCCGTGTCCTATCAGGAGGGTGAGGGCGTCGCGCAGGATTACGATCAGGCCCTCCACTGGTATGGTAAGAGCGCCGCGCAGGGGGATGCGGATGCGCAGCGCAATCTCGGCGTGCTCTACTATAACGGCGAGGGCGTCGAGCAGGATTTCGACAAGGCGTTCAAGCTGTTCCTGCAGGCGGCGGAAAAGAACGACACGCTCGCGCAATACGATGTCGGCCTCAGCTATCGGGACGGCAATGGCGTCGAGCAGGATTTCGGCAAGGCCGCGATCTGGCTGCGCAAGGCCGCCGACGGCGGCGATGTCGACGCCCAGCGCAGCCTCGGTGAACTTTACGAACATGGATTGGGCGTGGTGCAGGACCCTGCCGAGGCGCAGGTGTGGTATCGCAAGGCCGCCGCGCAGGGGGATGCCGCAGCCGCGGCGGCGGTCGAGGACCTCCGGTCGCAGGAGCCTTGAAACGGCCGCAGCCGTATCGCGGAGTGGAAAAACGCCCCGCCCTGCGCTAGGGAAGAAGGGCGGCAGTGACGCCGCGAGCATCCGGTGAGGCGATGGCAATCACGATCCAGTACGAACGGCCGGTTTCCCATGCGGCGCACTGGGCGCGCCGTCTGGCGCTGTTTTCCTGCGTCCTGTTCGTCGCCGTCGTTCTGTCGCATCGCTTCGGGCCGCTGACGACGCCGCATTTCCTGGCCCTTGCCGGCTTCGCCGCCGTTCTGGCGGGCGTGTCCGTGCTGCTTGCGGCCATCGGTCTTGCGCGCCTCTGGTTCGTCGGCGCGCGGGGCGGCAAGGCCTCCTTCATGGCGCTGCTGTTCGCGCTGCTGCCGCTTGGCGTGGCCGGTG
Protein-coding sequences here:
- a CDS encoding tetratricopeptide repeat protein; its protein translation is MRQFIPVTAFALWLGAIPGVSHAESAAAPVTDCDRLAGTTTDPDNVGGHYVVLEQIKSAEAVAACTQALALYPESRRLMFQLGRAHDAGKNAAEAYRWYRKSAELGSPAAQYNLAVSYQEGEGVAQDYDQALHWYGKSAAQGDADAQRNLGVLYYNGEGVEQDFDKAFKLFLQAAEKNDTLAQYDVGLSYRDGNGVEQDFGKAAIWLRKAADGGDVDAQRSLGELYEHGLGVVQDPAEAQVWYRKAAAQGDAAAAAAVEDLRSQEP
- a CDS encoding chromosome segregation SMC family protein, translating into MKFTKLRLLGFKSFVEPTEFVIERGLTGVVGPNGCGKSNLVEALRWVMGENSYKNMRASGMDDVIFSGSGNRPARNTAEVGLYLDNSDRTAPAAFNGEDEIQVTRRIERENGSVYRINGKEARAKDVQLLFADASTGARSPSMVGQGRIGELIQAKPQARRQLLEEAAGISGLHSRRHEAELRLRAAETNLERLDDVTSQLESQIESLKRQSRQANRFKALSADIRRHEAMLLHIRWAQAKEAEGEAESQLNQATSLVAERANAQMQAAKDQAVASLKLPELRENEAKLAAVLQRLQIARTQLEEDSARLLRRRDELTRRLAQLAEDISREERMVADNAAVLERLMAEEEEIGEILAEADERAEAARETMDEAAAKLAESEAALAAVTAERAEAQAVRNQLEKAIRDLAERHLRLGQQLDGQARELEEMDARIAALPDPEERRAAVQSAEEALEAAGEMLVAVEEALEEARFNESALRGPVDAARARLAGIETEARTIRRMLEAGAAGGSFAPVVEDVDVDRGYETALGAALGDDLDSPADSDAPVHWRPSGDASGDAALPDGVPALIAHVRAPKVLHRRLAQIGIASSVEQALSLLPRLKPGQRLVTREGAVFRWDGHVTGADAPSAAALRLEQKNRLAELETEAEDARAALADAEADLARAGEAIRAETQRQQAAREAQRNATRALAEAREALEAAERASGDLIRRRAVLSETRAQIEAQVEEAAEALEDARAALEDAPDLADLDLRLRTHTMDVATDRATLAEARAAHDGLAREMADRRRRLMAISAERETWKSRAASAEGHIATLRERESEAREEMEELIEAPDEIEEKRRELLTGLTNAEAARREAADALQDAENRQREADRIAATALSQLAESRETRGRAEERLVSARERRTEGEARIREALSCAPHEALRLTGHPVDAPLPDPRERERELDRLKMERERLGAVNLRAEEEQKELSEKLEAIVTEREDIIEAIRKLRSAIQSLNREGRERLLAAFDVVNVQFQRLFTHLFGGGTAELQLIESDDPLDAGLEILARPPGKKPQTMTLLSGGEQALTAMALIFAVFLTNPAPICVLDEVDAPLDDHNVERYCNLMDEMAASTETRFVIITHNPITMARMNRLFGVTMAEQGVSQLVSVDLQTAEQLREAS
- the ppdK gene encoding pyruvate, phosphate dikinase; translated protein: MEKWVYTFGGGRAEGSAGDRNLLGGKGANLAEMCNLGLPVPPGITIVTSACNHYYENGRTLPAGLKDQVRAGLREMEAITGRVFGDTAKPLLLSVRSGARASMPGMMDTVLNLGLNDRTVEALGHDAGDARFAWDSYRRFIQMYGDVVMGLDHEVFEEILEDEKGRLGHEQDTELSAVEWQHVIARYKEIIREELDEEFPQDPEVQLWGAIGAVFASWMNARAVTYRTLHNIPAVWGTAVNVQAMVFGNLGNSSATGVAFTRNPSTGENKLYGEFLVNAQGEDVVAGIRTPQNITEEARIASGSDRPSLEKLMPEAFAEFRGICERLEQHYRDMQDLEFTIERGKLWMLQTRSGKRTAKAALKIAVEMATEGLISEGEAVARIDPASLDQLLHPTIDPRARRDVIGSGLPASPGAATGAIVFTSEEAVQADEEGRKVILVRIETSPEDIHGMHAAEGILTTRGGMTSHAAVVARGMGTPCVSGAGTLRVDLRNELLVAHGVTLRKGDVITIDGSSGQVLKGEIPMLQPELSGDFGRIMEWADRTRRMKVRTNAETPADARAARSFGAEGIGLCRTEHMFFEGSRINVMREMILAEDEAGRRAALAKLLPMQRSDFAELFEIMHGLPVTIRLLDPPLHEFLPKSDEEIAEVAAALAIDEAVLRRRVDTLHEFNPMLGHRGCRLAISYPEIAEMQARAIFEAAAEAAKATGAAVEPEIMVPLVGLKAELDYVKARIEAVAQAVIAESGVPINYLTGTMIELPRAALRAHVIAESAEFFSFGTNDLTQTTFGISRDDASAFLSTYIQKGIVEQDPFVQLDFDGVGELIRIAAERGRRTRNDLKLGICGEHGGDPASIHFCEDAGLDYVSCSPFRVPIARLAAAQAAFNGSKA